Below is a window of Poecilia reticulata strain Guanapo linkage group LG8, Guppy_female_1.0+MT, whole genome shotgun sequence DNA.
aaacacaaagaaaatattcaacttaTAATGTAACTATGGTAACACAACAACCAAGATTATTTTTggagttttacaaaataaacctACCAATtccttttgattttaaattttaaacaattttaaatattttaaaatatttcaatttacgGTATTCTCATTCTCTATAAATAAAGTTAGATCCATTATTCAGGCATTTACAGGATCCTCCCTGATGGTTTTGGAGCCCTAAGAAGCAGCTTAGTTAGCTTATGCCTTGGGTCGGCTYTGAACATGTGCGTAAATATTTGGTTAAGTGTTGGCATTTGCAGTAAGTTCTAACAAGGTGAGGCACTCAGTGCCATATACATGGTTACACAACCAATGTTTGGGTTTTCATCCATATACTTTGTGCAGTGACTGCTTTTTATCATccaaaacaagcaataaatgcAGCTCCAGTCCAGGATTTATATCTAGACTTTATGGGATTAATTACTGCAAGAATctaaaagggagaaaaaaaaacccttcaacAAACAGGatgattgtttcttttaataacaAGCCTTCCCCACAAAGACAATAATCTGATTATTAGCTTCTTACCGGAACTAAACCAAAAATTGACGATCTGGTGATAATTTAACGATGGAACTTTAAAAACCCAGCCTGCggttgacacaaaaaaaatgaaaaaagtatgACAGCATGTTCTCCAAGCTGTTGAGcaacctaaaaacaaatttcctaaaaaaaaatgttttaaaagtgtgaacattttctccaggaattatgtttgtttacaaaaaaaaacaaaaaacacgtgtatgtttattaaaaacataagtgtCTGTTTCTAaattgctgtattttattttgaatgctTATCTCAATAGTCTGATTAAAGAAATTTTCTCAACTATATCGTGGACAGGTTTATTTTCTCTAATAAAAGTCGCACCACACaaggaggaaataaataaacactgcaTAGCAACTGAGGAGAAAAAGTTTCTCACCTTGGTTTCATGTTCTTTTGGTCAACTGAGGTCATAAAGAGATGATAAAACCACCGGAGAGGTGTAACAACACAGAGCAACAGGTTATATTTCTTTAGAGTATCACACAAGACACCCAGCAAACATTACATCAAGTTTCAGGCCAAAAACAAACCCCCTGCCCCAACAGCGCTTAATATTTAGAGAACATGAAAACAAGAGGTTAAAAATGCTCATCTTAACAGAATTACAGGAAAGCAACTTTATATTTAACGCCAAAGccacaaacctttaaaaattacagcatGCTATAGAAACTTAACACATTGCAAAAGAacacttgaacattttcagattttcaagtTAGAAACTAAACAGGATTTTATGAGGTAGAGCAACACgtttcaaaaatctgaaatcctGAGTTTGTACGCTAGGAAATTTGTTGCAACTTTTAAGGAattgcagttttatttctgtttgtagatcttaagattaaaaaaacttttgcaaagagaatgaattttttttctatggagAACTTtggaaaattatgtaaaaacagcagtttctatcttaatgacaataaaattagctataaaaatattttactggagGATTGGGTGTCATTCtgttatgagaataaattaaatgcagttattcTGAGAAAATGggtaaaatgttttgctgaaaattgTGTTTCCCACCCACTGTTTGCACAACACTGTTAGTTTATGATATAAATCCATTTAAGATTAATTAAATTTAGCAGTTGTtgcattacaaaatgttttagcaaGGTTCTAtaggtcaaaaaaaaaaagtccaaaagaTCTCCATTCACTATATATAAAACATCCCAAAAAGACATCCACCGATTctttcattttgctttatttgacaatttttagatcatttatttccttttcttacAATAACCACATACAATGTTTATCAACTGgctaaaataatataaaacattacttccacagtttatttatattatgtACATGCACTCATATTTAGAGGCCCACAGAAAAGAGAAAGTCAGGCCTTGGTTTATTCACAAGTGCACTTTCTTCAGTCCGTCTTTGCTGCAGAGAGAGGCCGTTCCGACGGGGATCCTTCGGAGCCGGTTCGGACTTGTTTTTTCATAGACATGGAAGCATTGTTGGCTTAGAAATGACCGAATGAAAGTGGCCAACGACTAACAGTCACCgctttgctttttgatttgtttttgttttatttccctccACACAATGGAGCTTATCTACATGAAGCTACAGTATCTTGGAAGGGGACGACACACCGATAACGAATGATTTCATCACTTTCAGCTGGATTCACAATGAGAATCTATACACCAAGTGTCTTGAACTGGAAAAACAGAGGAGTGTGTGGAGAAAAGACTCGACTCtctctgctttttctctttcctgaGCCAAGATATACTGACATACTTCCTTCTCTGCCGATTTCATAACAAGCATCAGgattgtctttttcttttgactcCAACCTGACCGGTGTGTATAATTTCTAGCCTTATCTCCAGCTGTAGGCACACTAATGGACACATAAGCACACTAACGTCTGAGCACTGATGGTTGGGATGAAGGTACACCGTATGAAACGTCCTCCtttactgcaaaacaaaaccagctgAGGATTTCAGAGGATTTAGAAATGGGTTCTTATTTGTACAGCTTGACGAAATGAGTGAGCTGAGCACTTACGCCAACgctaatgcatttaaaatgcaaaaatatttattacatgtacaatcatttgtgtttttgtagggacaaaggaaaaaaaaaagaaaaagaaaagatggttTGCATTTCACCTGTGGGACAGTGTAATAATACTTTAAACAGATTCTTATTGGAGTGGTCCTTCAGGTGCTTCCTGTCGCCTCCGGCTCATCCTCCCCTCTATGTGGGAGCAAACTTCCTGGCTTGTGCCCTGACCCGTTTCTCATAGTCCATCCTGTTctgactgaaacacaaaaacgcAAATTAGACTTGAgcgatattttaaaaaaaaaacaaaaaaaacatgcataattGAGATTAATGCAGATTTTCCTCCCAATTTTCTTTGCTGTCCGTTATTTTCCTGAGGGTATAGAGTTGAGGAGGCATGGATAAATTTTGCACCCATTTTTTGGgtgcatgttttacaaataatccACATCTTTAAgaagaaatgttcaaatataGGAAACCAAAATGACTGACTTCCACTCTCCTAAAGAGTACGTTTCCAGTGGTGGTGGTCCTGAAGCGGGCCGACTCACACACTCACCAGTAAATCGTGTAGGCCTCTGCTTGTGCCGGGTCCTGAATGTTGGGCTCGTTCAGCAGCTCCTGAATGCCCAGCAGGatctaaacagaaaatgttctgcactcaatacatctaaaaaaacccaaaacaactctactctttttttttattttttttacttttttaaagaaatttatgACATGATCACACACATTGACGGCAGGAAGCAGTAAAAACAACGTTAGTGTGATTTTAAACTCAGGGGATTTCCATCCTTACTTGATCCTAGTTGCTTTAGTTTAGCCTTCCTCTTAGCTTACTGTCACATTTGCCCGTTAACTGAATATAATATGTGATTTGAAGCAAGTTGTAGATTATTTTCAATCTAACCtcttaaaattattattgtttttagttaatTACTTGTAGTTTGTTCATCTAGTCATCACTGTCACAAAGGAACTTCCCAGCTTGAAATAAACTACTTGtgcaaccacacacacactttctccaAAATACATGTTCTAATTAAAGgctgcataaattaaaaaaaaaaaaaatctaagtagCTTTTTACTTTGGCACAAAGGCAACTAGAGTAGCTGGTTGTcagaagaaaaagcagagaagcagCTCCGTTATGCAATAGGCTGTTGCTTTTTCCACTTAATTCAACCTTATTTGCACCTTGTTGCCGTAGCAGCCAGACTGATGCAACACACCGTGCCAGAAATACTCAACAGACTTTTTCTACGAGCGGATAGATAATGCAACATGCAGCGTTTTTAGGGTGGAAAGTTGAACGAGTTTTCTAGGACAGAAGTCGGACCGAGTTGCATCGTCTCTGCACTGCTCCTCGTTTTAGCTCGACGTTAGCAAACGGTATCAAAAAGCATCAAGTGGGGCCGTCTTTATTTAAGCATTCTGACACGACGCAGAGCAGATTTGAATCGTTTAATCCTCATACAGGAACACATTTGCTTTCTGCACAAAgtgaaatgtgtaaaataaatctcattaGTTGTTAAAGATGTTTATTTGGATTTGTTCACTCAGTTGGTAGTGGATCAGACGGCGCCGTGGTGAAGCAGGCGCGTCGTACTGTAAGCTGAGGCTAAATCAAAACCGCAAACACAactaaatcttttctttttttccaaagacACCAAATTGTTAATTCgattaataaaatctttaaatacaaaaaaaaaagtaattaccaGGAGGTAAGAAATgctaagaataaaaacatttagtcaacTGAAGGAAGTCGCAGCAATCCAAACCTGCTTGATGGTGATGGCCGGCCGCCAGTCTTTGTCCTCCTCTAGGATGGACAGACACACGGTGCCTGATGGGTAGACGTTGGGGTGGAATATCGGCGGCTCGAACTTGCCTAGAGAAACAgcaacaagttttaaaaaatacgagtcggcctgtcacgataaattttgctggacgataaattgttccagaagttattgcgataaacaataacattgttgctttgagaccatttttaagtaatatgaTGGtaatagcaaaaaataataatgcaagagcaCATTCTTAAACTTTAAATCCAATGAACATTTGACacaggaactggaagacattttaaatattcaaaataaactaaacaacaaataaaacgaATTTTGAAGACTTTGAAAGCaaaattgttcttcaaaaaaaaggTTTACCTGAGACTGAAGcatcaaactgaagacttttatcatccagtttttggtagaaagatggaaattattgagtttgtttWACTtcatcatgcaattaattgacttattgattattgtgataGGCCTGAAAATGAGTTCAAAATACTAAAGTCCTAAAAGAAGCTCACAAAATCGATGTAGTATTACAGCATTACCCAGCCACCAATAAGTGATTCACACAATGTCTCTAAAACAAGAGTAGATCTGAGTCAACTTGAGCACCAAGCCTTGCAGAAAACCTTAAACTTTACAAACTTTTCACGTTACAATGGGTTTTATCTGGCCTTTATGAGatacaccaacacaaattagCAGTTGATTGCGAAGCACATCTCAGCTTCCTTCCAGGTGAAAATCCGAttaaaaatcccattaaaattcgtggaagtttgtgaaaaatctggaaaagtttCAGAGGTCTGAATTCTTCAGCAGAGAGCTGCACTTCTTCTAAATAAACCATTCATCCTCCAACATTATCTCTATTAAAATGAGCTTCATATTTCTCACGACCTCCAAACTCTGAGACCTTCTGCACggatgcaacatttaaaaaaaaaaaatgcatttcatatgCACGCAACGTGTTATAGGACAACTACAATGCAACTCTGGAAACTGATCccttaataaaaatattttctagattCTCATTAATCAAACTCTTTGCTGTAGGGACAACATCTCAAACCATGTGGTTCAGTCAACCTGCGTGGTTTGCACCAGGTAGCGCAACAGTTAAACTTTATACACAGGTTTTTGTGGCCGGCACTATTATTTCCTGAGCTCTTCCTGCTTCCTTTTTAAATAGCTGGCTGTTTGTGCTCTTTAGCGTGACATTATCTATGCACGGAGATGCTAGAAGAGAGCGACTCACATTTGGGTGGAGAGGACGGGTAGTCGTCTTTGAACAGCATTCGGAGCTTGTAGAGTCCTCCCTCCCACAAGGTCTACGGGATGAAAGGGGAAGCAAAAGAGTTTCTGAGTAATTCATCGAATGTTGCGGCTTTTTAACTCTGAATCTCACTTCATGTCCAAAGCTGGAAGAAGCATCggcttttaaaatgcaaaactgagTGGGAAGAAGTTGAAGATTTCCAATTTTGGACACAAATGTGAAAGAATGTgtgtttgctaaatatttaaaaggtgACCTACTAAACTTGAACAGATTAGGGTAGGCCTATGGTCCATACAAAACAGATTcattacattctttttttttttgttgcacaaaatcatccttagataattagattttagtctggtaagttctgcctattttgaggtCCTGGTTTAGggtgtcttgtcactttaaattcagataagctgctgctggtcatgCCCCACAACTCAACACTGacactcgcatgtgaaaatggcttgAAATATGTGTGTCGTTTTACAACCGTGcatctctgaaaagcagaagtggaacctcctgcaaaaccaacaagaatgcaccaagtggtttctggatgtttAGCCCACAGCACTTGTCatttccagcagccgttgtacaAATCATACAGCGGTTAAACCTACTGACCAAATGTCCTggagctcagctggggttgctaggtgagggagTAGTGTCCGGTGATTTGTGATGTTGCAATCggaaaattttttaaaaggcttgttttccagacgccaaaaaacattaacttattgccaaaaaacagctgagtgtttctagttttgtttttttaagcattttgttgtttttaggaaGAGTAGAAACCCAAATTGAAGTACAAAAACTTGCACAATGTGAATTTCGTATAATAGGTCAATTTTAGAGCtattctacattttgtcattacAGTTACAAACCTGATGGGGTTTTAATGATAGACCCACACAAATTTTGTGGGATAGCATGTTCATGATGATGTGAAGTGATAAGCTTGGAGGCTAAAAGTCTAACTTTAGTCTTATATGCTTATTTAACTGGTggcaaaatgcaaacagaaaatctaTCTCTCTTCCATACAAGGCCAGATTTGAGGAGTGCCACTATTTGTCCTGTCAACAGAAATGcatgtcatgtttttcacattcttacttgaaaaaataaataaatgaaagcatgCATACTTGACATCCCAGTGCACAATAATGTGCCACTTAGTGTTGAtccatcacatgaaatcccaacaAAAATGTGTGGCAGCAACAGTggtctgcactgcaaaaacacaaaatcttaccagatAATTTTGGTCTGTTtgccagtgcaaatatcttagtacacttgaaataagacgatgcttttcagcaagaaatatgagcttgttttaagccaataatgtcttaatattgatgaagaagtacttgttccactggcagattatttcacttaaaagaTGGGAGAAATGAATagctaaaagtgaaataatttgccaatggaactagtatttttttMatcaatattaaggaactattGATTCAAAACAAGACCCTATATCTTGCTGATAAGTTCTTTGTAAGTTTTTActgacttatttcaagtgaacgaagatatctgcactagaaactaggccAAAATtgcttggtaggattttgtgtttttgcagtttgaacACTTTGCCAGACAGMGCATGTAAAGAACTGACGGAAATAAATGTGGGAAAACTTTGTCTTAAATATCACCATACCCCTTTCTTTCCAGGGATGGCACACTCCCAGTTCATGAGATTCATGGT
It encodes the following:
- the LOC103468487 gene encoding SUMO-conjugating enzyme UBC9-like produces the protein MSGIALSRLSQERKAWRKDHPFGFVAVPTKNPDGTMNLMNWECAIPGKKGTLWEGGLYKLRMLFKDDYPSSPPKCKFEPPIFHPNVYPSGTVCLSILEEDKDWRPAITIKQILLGIQELLNEPNIQDPAQAEAYTIYCQNRMDYEKRVRAQARKFAPT